The Vigna angularis cultivar LongXiaoDou No.4 chromosome 9, ASM1680809v1, whole genome shotgun sequence DNA window atatttagaaatttcTTCTAATTATACATTTTggaaatctaaataaaattctaaagtAGAGGATAAAGTTAAGATTTTAAAATGCATGGGGTGTAGAATGAAATTTTGAAGGGCATGGAGAAATGGCctcaatttcttaaaatattaaagccCAAATAGGATTGTTCTTAACCCATTAAAAACTTGTGCGTTGCTTTGCCTTTCTGGTATTCTACTGCACGCAATCCATTTCATATACAAAGCTTccgtttaaaaataatttgattcttatttatttttgtcttttttcaatcaaattttttaattaaataataataatattatatgacCATTTCACTtgtattcaaattaattttaacttttgttaattttatttaatttattttttttaaatatttttttttctcttttcgaATTGAGATCGaactcaatttttataattttatataaacgttatattcataattttattaaaattcatgtttttattaataagtatttctgaaattattttaaactaattttaataattatattttaataatataattgaaaattgtttaaaatatgataatttttttagaatattaaaatttacgtgacaatattaaatttattttttatttttaaatagccACACAACTTAACTTTGaaggttggaagaaaaaaaatgaagtctCATAGTTTACtcaatattcttttttatttttaagttaaatttgttttttattgttataaatttaGTTATACTATCCcccattatttttgttattttaagttttcttttatttcagtttatttttattatattttaaactaattctaactatattattataatataattattaaagttggtttaaaaataatttctcgttaataaaaatataattttaataaatttaaacttcaCGGGtgactatttaaaaataaaacgtaatttaatattatcatgtgatttttaatgttttaaaaattatttttatcatattttaaacaacctttaactatattattagaatataaatacgataatttatttaaaaataatttcaaaaatattcattaataaaaatacaaatattaataattccaaaaagaaattaactaataaaaatataaatataagaaaattagcATTAACATCACATTGtcacaaaattaatgaaaataagaaaataaaaaattatagctTAATTAAACTAGAATTAGGATCACATAATAAAAAAGTGACcaaaaacatatacaaaattaGTATTCATGATTAAACCTTATTACACCAAACTTATCTGCATAGACTTTGTTGACACAATGAGGATATAATACGataataagaatattttatcTTTGATGCAATGAagcaaaaacaatgaaagatgaaagaaaTCATGGAAGTTGGAAGAAATGTCTGATAGTGTAAGGCCCTATATTGTAAGAGGTGTTACTAAAATCCCACATTCTATCTGCTATGCTTTTGTAAGCACTTTCTGTGAGATGATAAGAGTCCCAAAATAAATACGTATTCGGTTTCTTACACAATTCATATTCCTTCTGCCCTCTCTTCCCTCCACAGCTATACTCTCCTCTCAATCTTCCACTTCCACAACATGCTGATTTTCCATCCTTCAAACCTGTATCGTCAGTGGACTATACATTAACGAGTGATCCGATAACCGATGATCCGATAACAGATGATACGATAGATCTAATACGATAGAtctaataaataacaaatattgttaaaaaaaatatatatctattagcaaattaaaataactcaaagttattttcttaaaattttgaattaaaagtgattttattttgtataaatttgtTTAGTATTAAAAAACCTTACACATATATAGCAACACACTTTCCTGTTATTGTTTTGCAAAATCGCTTTTAAATTAAAGATCATAAGTTCCAGTGTTAAAGACATACCATATTTGAAGGGATGGTTCATCATTTGAGTGACATCAGTGTGGAAATCATACAGTGCAAATCTGAAGCCCTTCAATTTATTCTGCAGTTGCAAGAGAAGCAGATGTAGAACTCTATTGTGTAAACTTGCAAGGTTTGAAAGTTCTTGCAagcattttccattttcttccaCATCAATTATTCTGGTTCCTGGAAGACAACCCAAGGGTGGCAAGTTCATCAACACAAATTTTCTAGCCCCTCTCTTGTATATGCCCTACAAAAACCATAGTAAAACATTACTATACATGTTATTGTTTTGATGAATCCATACTGATAATTATGTATAAATCATTGTTACAATTGATCATAAGATTTAAGAGTTTCAATAGgtttttattctaataattagAAGCTTAAAAATTAGACcctataattattttgtaaatagcTATGATTAGATATACTCTTATATAACATAGCTTGTAAtactataaatttttatattgaaagacggcagaaaaaaattgtttttttcatttaaatatgaTTGTTGAGTGTGACACTTTTCTTCCAACaatacataataattttttttctgtaattttctGTCTTGTGTTTAACACCACAGGTTAAATTGGAGGGAAGTTGACGGAAAAAGACAAAGAAATGAacttttttttacctataaGCACGTTTAGGACTTTGGAAAGTCTTCTGACTAACCATTTCTAACATTTGAATGTTGGTCTTACTTTATGGACGGTGGTCTGTGTACTACTGCAGGCCCCAGtcagaagaaaaatattttctcttttttctttctttttcttccactGGTTAAATTGCATGCAGCTTATTCTTTgggaataaaagtaaaatatttaacaaaatcaattatgaatttgataggTAATTTTGTGTTAatcaaaatacaattaaaataaaattataacatagtttaaataaattatttttattaaattaaacagaATTATATTACAGTTTGATTTAGCCCTAATATTTCATAGCAAAGAATCAACCTAAGAAAACAGATTTAAGAGAAATTAGACAGAATATGAAGTAACCTAACTTTGtcgttaaaatatatattttattgtaagtCAATTTTATGGACATATTTAACATAGTCATAATTGAATCGAAGTTACAGTCAAATGCCGTACTTGTCACGTTGTCTCTTATTCTTGACTGGATTATATAAagcatgtttttattttagttattttgacCAGTTTAAAGCTTGTTTTgaccaaaataattttttgataaaatagGGGGAAATACGGAGATAGGGAAAGAAcgtaaattctaaaatatattgaagGAATCCATTTGAGGATATACGTGACTAAATATTTGAgataagaaattattaaaaaataaataaaactaattaaatctacaattaatatattaaaataagtgctAAATGTTAACATTGTTAAGGAGGGAAAACTATACAGATGTTCAAATATGAGTTCATTTTTAACCTGTGAAGATTAAGAACAAAACCTTGAAGATTCAAATGTATGACCCTTTCTAAGTTTTCTGTgggtagaaaatataaaaagaaaaagggattttttttaaccaatataacatcatgtaatttttatttactcaAATAATATGGTTTTACTGtgcatgttttttttaacagaaagaccaaaaacatatttagaaTTTGATTTCTTAGAAATCGAATTGTAaactaatacataaaaaatgtgCTATCTGGATAAATaaatacagtaaaataaaacgACGGAGCATTATCTGTgtgagaaattaaaaaagaaaaagaaaaaggagtaAGTTTTTACCTTGATAATGGAAGTCATATTACGAACAACCATAGCAACATATTCTGAATGAGAGTATGATTTAAGAACATCAGAATCTGTCAAGAACGGGCTGAGATAATCATTGCTTCCGATGCTAAACATGTAGACAGCGTTTGATAACAATAACTTAGCTTCGGATTTCCCTAAGTTGTGCCTCAGAAAAGCTGCAACTTTCTTGTAGTTTCTTGCTTGTATTTTCAAAGGTATTACCTGAAAGTTTTCAATACCAAACAAAGTGTCATGCATGATTCAGGCCACTGTATTCGGAACTATTTTTTAGGATCCTTTTTAACCTATAAAAGagtttaagaaacaaaaaatttcagGGTTTTATATCAATGAAttcaaatttattgataaatttgtatttattgtatgaaaatatattgtCAAGACAATCCTACAACATCAAATACTATAAATAAGGACTACCTAAATGAGtatagaaaaaacataaaagttgTGTTTCATATCATAACTCAATgtaagtattataaaaaaaaataataacaagagGATAACacacttttacttttatttaacacaaaataaaaaacaaaatggtcataaaaaatgaatttgtatatttttgtaaaaaaaaaaagtaaaaggttAAAAAGGATAgcattaaatgtaaaaattttatgtatattaaaatatcatttgtaaaaaaatatcatcGTATAGTTAGTTAACTCCTAACATTTATATGGCTCTCATAAtgaatatcttttttttataatgaataaataataaaaataatatcaatggtaataaatacaaatattgaaaatagaaaaaaaaatatttttctttcaattaatttttcaaataaattttttctctttctaataACTGTTTTGTATTTTCCTCTTCATCTATTTTGTCTttcactctctttttctttttttttcagtctACCAAAGGAAGCATATGGCCAATTCTAACtgatattttgtattttatttgaaacattattttaaacCACACACGCACTCAagaagtaataataataaaaaaaaaggctaTCTTAAAAAGAAACATCACTTTTTTACAACATTACCAtagtaattttgtttatttttagtgaaaGAAGATTCTCTGATCTTACACGAAATGATAGGTCAAGGTTTGTGTTAGGTTCATTGGTTGGCCCGTGAGGTTAGGGCTTCTTTAGGACAATGTCATGTCATGTCATGTGTCGgcaaagtaaaaaaaaggtaaaaaccAGCATGTTCTCTAGTGCTTGTTTTAATCACTGTTCTGCTACAACTAGAAGAAGCTTATGGACAAAAAAACcagaatgataataaaaaagcATGGCCTATTCAATTAACCTAATCATACTGCTATCCCTATGTGTTATCGTAGTGGCCTAGCTATGCATCCTAGATGCTTGACATGCATATGACACGCTAATTACCAATTACTATATATATCTTCTCGATCACTTACACTAATTAACCTTTTCACTTACTTAAAAAGTAGCATTAATGGTAAAGCAAAAATAGGGCATATGAATTTGACTCACCGACCCTTCAAAAGTTTCAACAAGAGCACCAGCTCCACCAGATGCAAAATTCACTCCTCCATAGTATTGGTTATTGCCAGGTTGTAAATATGGTGGAACCAATGGCAGCTTTGCATATTCAGCtgcaaaaaaattatgatattaattaagttaatcAGATACCATTAGCGTAACGGGGGACAAGAAAATATGGTGGTTCAACCAAATTGGATTCTCACCAGTAACAAGACAAGAAACATGAGATCTCCAAATCTTAATTACCTATGAAATCTGATATCAACCTTCCATCAGAGAATCTCCCTGTTGGGAAGTTGAAGTATGTTTCCCCATAGGGCCAGAAATTTGCTTGGTCAAGAGCTGTAGTGTCGATGTAATTGTTGTTGCCAGCATCTAAGAAAGAATCACCAAAAATGAAGAGAGCAGCATGTCTGTTGCTTCCATGGATGGGAGACACAAAAGCATAgaagaagatgaggaggaagaacACAGAGCTTGATAGATTTGACACTGTGAACTTCATCTTCTCAGAATCTGCTGCAATCTCAAATGGTTGAcaagagtgtgtgtgtgtgtgtgtgtgtatatatatatatatataacttcaaATCTTTCATTGTCCATATTGGCCACATATTACGTAGTGTGAACAATCATTTTAAGTTTACTTAGTGTTTAATTTGGCTTAGTCAACGCGATTTGATGGgtagaaattaatatatatgcGTTGATGATGTTATCAAAATGAGAGACATCGAagaatatatatgaagtttggAGATCGAAAGTGATGCCTTGTAAGCCGGCAAATAAAAATCTTGCGCATTCCattatcaaatattctattataaatttgaagatgatgaaattgggTTAATTGTAGATAGAAAGTTCGAATGATTAAGATTTGAAAATTAGAGAgatggagaaaatgaaaaagcaaTGATTTGCTAAGATACTTTTACATTAATTTcacataatacaaaaataaaatgattataaatataaacttttatattttttccaaaaaatataataataatatcaaataaatgtaaaaaattgattttagaaGAATATTTTTGAAAGTGAAAGATGAAAGTTAGATGTTGTAAATGGTTTTTGTTTGATGCCATGCTATGGCATTGCCATTTTCTATGTTGTCATGTCGCTGTCTTACGTTTCTGACAAAATGGGTGCCTTCACAGACGCTGAATAATTTCTCTCCAAACATTATTATACAACATGGTAGAGCCACCCATTGATGCCTTCATTGTGTTCGTGTTAATGCCATTATAGATGTAATTAATTCGACATGGCATGAACTAAGCCGagcattatttataaataaaaaccaCATGTGAGTTACTCTGTTTAAGGACAGAATTGAGAGAGGCTTAGTGAATACATGTGACAAATTTTCAAAGTTAGCACAACCTAATACCTATGTCTTTTTCATAACTCCTGctttaataaacatattaaaaaatacagtCTACGTacatttattaagttttttctAATTCTTCTAATCTtatgtttattcaaataatatttacatattatatctaatgaatatttatttcatttctattattttcataaaaatattaaactctgttattctttcaaatattaaacatgTGAATCTCTTCTATTAATTGAAATCatcttaattttaagaaaatatcttaaatataaataagtgtaatatcatatttttaaaattggtagagataaaaataatagacACCACATTCTCCTTTTTCATGtcagttttaaattattaaaacatttcatAATTAGACAATCTAACAATTTATTTCCATagtcttttttagttttttattttatttaattttaggttttttttaataattttttatatttttttcatttatttgacTCATTGaatatttatcaaattcctTGACATTTCTTTATGTACCTTCCTTCTAATTACAGTCTTAATTCcacatttcattattatttttttatagttttattcaaataatatattacatttcaaGCCAATTTCTATTCTAGTCTCTTCTTTACCTCCAAACTATTTTAAGGTAATTTTCTATCActgtataaatttgttttatactATGTAATTGTAATTTTAGTAGTTATATTATAACTTGTAGTGCTAATTGAAagtttgaattaatattttgaacgctcgttacttttcttataaataaaacaatgtatattttagaataatttataatgaaaaaacttgaaaatataattcttttacaaaagaaaaactttaagAAATTATTAGGTTTTTTTATAGTAGATCAGACAAAATGGATTGGCGGgatttataatttgataaaaatgtaattttcataattttttaacattgttttaCCTAATTATCTATTTGTATCACCTTTGTTTTCTGTGTTGTGTGGTATACATATATTTCTTATCATATAAATgcgatttaaaaataaatggcatcatttaattaaaagaaaaagcttCTATGTCAATCATGGTCAACATCCAATatgtcttatatttttatagtacAGCATATTTAACTTTCGTCTTAAAATTCAACCACCATCACAGtggaaaattatattatctattaaaattaaatataattttagtttaaaatttttatatcaaattaaaattcaccTTTATTCGAATTTTGacatattttgataaaaaaaattaaaaataaattaatataattttatttattcaattttattaaatatttttgatatatcaaatatattttatattatcatttgaattatttataccatttaaaatattttcactgTAATGTCAATTAAaagacatttttattatattaaaaaaatattatattcatttattttaaaattttgaaactaaaaaatattaaaattttaaacaaaattaaataaaattttacatcaaattcaaagattaaaaacatatataagtttacttcatattcatttatataagtTTGTATAACTagttaaaactataaaaataattaatttttttctgatgttatattttaaaggttCTTTGTTTTGTGTGGAACactttgaatataataaaatcccTCTGAAACACATGGGAGGTTGCGTTTCTGGAAcgaattttcaaattttcttggttagagttttaaaaaatcCAAAGTGGAACTCAGAAATGAAAGTCAAACAATATCAAAAATTCAGATTGAGTGCTTCAAATATATCACTTTGTTTCATTATGAAACAAAAAGTTTTGACCAAGGAAAAATGCTTTATGACTAAATTTGTAAATGTcttagattattttaatttacaagtgaaaaataaaatatatagatgTCAACATATACTGATTTAcccacttttaattttttatttgaaatttgtattAATAAGACATTTCTAATGAAATTGTTTTTGCTTTCAGACTCTTCAAAATAGAAGGTGGTAAATGTGAGGTAATGAAATTTTGTGTTGGTTTTTTCAGGTTATGAAATAGTTGAAAAGATATTAAAAGTGTATATTGATGAtctagaaaaaattaaaaataaaattattaaaagaaatattgtgaCACCTTTAACACATGCACATTAACTGGCCACGTGACGgattattaatttttgaatagttaatattttaatttttttttctctagtccctcaaaattaggaaaaaacACTCAGCTTCACCAAAAACACAacattcttataaatattttaaacaaaaagccaaaaattaaaacatcaattcttaaaaattagtttttttaataaaataaaaatattatataaccAATATTGCACATCTTTTCTACTTGCATCATCCAGAAGGCAGACAAACCACAAAACAGACATAATGATTTTTTTGTGGGCTCCTTTTAaggtaaataaataatatctatttacaaattttaaaaagtattttaatattaatattacatattatatatatatgtgtgtgtgtgtgtggatttacgataaaatttgtttatcctTTATTctctatcataaaaaaattatgaaaatatactCCAATGGTTTTGTTTATTCTGCTGAAGTGATGGAATCTCTTAAAAATCACTCTAATTCAAGGTTATCCTTCAAAACAAAAGAggctttttcttttatgatcaTCTGTTTAATGTTTGAAAGGAATGTATCTTGAGTTGGTAGATATAATAATCCTtgaaattaagttatttattttcattttagtttcataagctataaattttaattcgtGTAGTTTGGCAAAAAGGCCTTATAAGCCCATTTACAAATCTGATCCATCTCAGCTCATAGGCGGAAAGGCTACTCAATCAGTGCAAGACAAGCCCATTTCCTATGTCCATTCATTCTTCCACACCTAACAATTCATGGCAtcttgagaaaaataaaactctcaaattatatttcaccaaaaataagtaaaatgtaTGATTATACGTTTCAATCATATGTCAGAATCAGGATcacatgaaatttatttattaatttttatttatttttaaggtaTGGGAAATCAATCACTCTTGAGTCTTGTCACTCTGATTTTACTGATATAGTCatcaaaataatgatatttgacGTCGTTAGAAAGtcattgtacttttttttttcttttttttactttcttgtttatttatcatatataacTTTAAAGTAATCAATTAGTAAGCTAATTTCTAAAATAACCTATTATTCAgctgtaattttataattaatcttTGGTTTCAATTATCTCTCACAAATAGAATTATTCTGTTAAATCTTTGTTCGATGAAggaatgaaaaaagaaaagaaaagaaaataaaagaaataaagtgagaatttaaattagaagaaaaaagagtgtaattttaaaataattttgattgattttaaaTAGTATCAtatgatttataattaatgtgttatttctttaaataattaaaagatagtAATTTTGTCTTGCCCAAACCATATTAGTTGTAGGAAATTAGGTTATTTACGAGAGAAAGCTACTCAAAGAAAAATCTAATTATTCATGATGACAatggaaataataataatgatttatacattaaattatacTAATCATTTACTAATAACGTTTTCAATAGATCATGTATTAATTTCTATCGGACATGTCTAATTAATGTAAGTCTTCCAAATTATACGAAGAAGTAGTTATTTATTGAGACATGCGTCATGAATCATGTATCTTGTTGGAAAATGATtcaattgtaatttattatgtagattcaaaaaataaaattaaagaaaattttatttacttgtgtttgtattattatattctttcaaaaacgtaatttttcttattactgttcttttatattttctgtATGAAACTTTCTGATCACATACAATGCATGTGAAAACCACAAACACATACTATAAAAAGTTAGTgatattgttatttattattattttcattgtcTGTAGCTATCATGTTAGCTGGAAGAAGTTGATAAAGTTTTCCATGGTCTTCACCAAAACAACAAACTTCATAGCCGCCAGCAAGGAAGTAATTACCATTCTCATATTCTTTTTCATTACTATAACAATGTAGCAGTTGCTAGatacaacaaaaatatacaGTATAAATTGTTCTGTGACCGTATTaccaaaaataattagtcaatTAATTATCTAGTACTTTCAAAATAACATAGACTGATCGATTATTAATCTCATTAGTAACCAAATATATTATCAACGATCAactttcatat harbors:
- the LOC108347197 gene encoding GDSL esterase/lipase 5, which gives rise to MKFTVSNLSSSVFFLLIFFYAFVSPIHGSNRHAALFIFGDSFLDAGNNNYIDTTALDQANFWPYGETYFNFPTGRFSDGRLISDFIAEYAKLPLVPPYLQPGNNQYYGGVNFASGGAGALVETFEGSVIPLKIQARNYKKVAAFLRHNLGKSEAKLLLSNAVYMFSIGSNDYLSPFLTDSDVLKSYSHSEYVAMVVRNMTSIIKGIYKRGARKFVLMNLPPLGCLPGTRIIDVEENGKCLQELSNLASLHNRVLHLLLLQLQNKLKGFRFALYDFHTDVTQMMNHPFKYGLKDGKSACCGSGRLRGEYSCGGKRGQKEYELCKKPNTYLFWDSYHLTESAYKSIADRMWDFSNTSYNIGPYTIRHFFQLP